From Tachysurus fulvidraco isolate hzauxx_2018 chromosome 10, HZAU_PFXX_2.0, whole genome shotgun sequence, one genomic window encodes:
- the LOC125145656 gene encoding uncharacterized protein LOC125145656: MADLPADRLSTDSPFTYVGLDVFGPWSVITRRTRGGQSNSKRWAVIFTCMSTQAIHIEIAESLDASSFINALRRFFAIRGPVKQLRSDCGTNFIGACKELQAGSKHANKPVENYLSEQGCTWLFNPPHSSHMGGSWERMIGVSRRILDGMFLKLGPVKLTHEVLTTFIAEVTAIVNSRPLNSVSSDPQQPLILTPAMLLTQKIGVHTVPPGQIDENDLYKRQWRQVQHFANEFWKRWRSEYICGLQKRRKWTEEKTNVQEGDIVLLKDN, translated from the coding sequence ATGGCAGACCTACCTGCTGATCGCTTGAGCACTGATTCTCCATTTACTTATGTAGGTCTAGATGTGTTTGGTCCATGGTCTGTCATTACAAGAAGAACACGAGGAGGACAAAGTAATAGTAAGCGCTGGGCAGTCATCTTTACATGTATGAGTACACAAGCCATTCACATTGAAATTGCTGAATCACTGGATGCATCTAGCTTTATCAATGCCCTTAGACGATTCTTCGCAATCAGAGGACCTGTGAAACAACTGAGGTCCGATTGTGGGACAAATTTCATAGGGGCCTGCAAAGAATTACAGGCTGGTTCTAAGCATGCCAACAAACCTGTGGAAAACTACCTCTCCGAGCAAGGTTGTACCTGGTTGTTCAATCCGCCACATTCCTCACACATGGGAGGTAGTTGGGAGAGAATGATTGGAGTATCTCGTCGTATTCTAGACGGCATGTTTCTCAAACTCGGACCTGTAAAACTTACTCACGAAGTTTTAACAACCTTTATAGCCGAAGTTACTGCAATAGTGAACTCAAGACCATTAAATTCTGTTTCCTCAGATCCACAGCAACCTCTTATTCTCACTCCTGCTATGCTCCTTACGCAAAAGATTGGAGTACATACTGTACCTCCAGGTCAGATTGACGAAAATGACCTCTATAAACGACAGTGGCGACAAGTCCAGCATTTTGCCAACGAATTCTGGAAAAGGTGGAGGAGTGAGTATATCTGTGGTCTCCAAAAAAGACGAAAGTGGACAGAGGAGAAAACAAATGTGCAAGAAGGAGATATTGTTTTGCTGAAGGACAATTAA